A window from Vigna angularis cultivar LongXiaoDou No.4 chromosome 7, ASM1680809v1, whole genome shotgun sequence encodes these proteins:
- the LOC108319271 gene encoding pleiotropic drug resistance protein 1, which translates to MEGSETERVEGQRVRGFDMWRNHCMGVFSTSQREEDEETLKCVAIERLLARACTKRSVVNQVGGKAEEFDTKQLELSERKSLLDRLVKISEEDNERFLLKLRERMDRVGLEIPTIEVRFEHINVEAQVYVGSRALPTVLNFFVNVLEGFLNSLHIIKSPKKPLHILQNVSGIIKPKRMALLLGPPGSGKTTLLLALAGRLGKYLKHSGRVTYNGHGLEEFVPQRTSAYISQHDNHIGEMTVRETLAFSARCQGIGKNYEMLTDLLRREKEANIEPDPDVDAYMKAAALEGQQNSVVIDYILKILGLEVCADIMVGDEMIRGISGGQKKRLTTGEMMVGPIRVLFMDEISTGLDSSTTFQIVNSIRQSIHILNGTALVSLLQPAPETYELFDDIILLTDGQIVYQGPRENVLEFFESMGFKCPERKGVADFLQEVTSRKDQWQYWAHKDEPYSFVTVKDFAEAFQSFHIGKQLGDEMENPFDKSKCHPNALSTKKYGVNKKELLRACASREFLLMKRNSFVYIFKATQLTYLAILTTTLFLRTKMSHYTKEDAEAYMGALFFTVTVAMFNGISELNMTIMKLPVFYKQRDHLLYPSWAYSLPPWILKIPLTLVEVSIWECISYYAIGYDPNILRLLKQYLVVFCINQMASALFRLMAALGRDIVVANTAGTFALLAVTVLGGFVISREDVHKWFLWGYWSSPMMYGQNAIAVNEFLGNSWRKVSLNSSETLGVLILKSRGFFPQAYWYWIGIGALIGYVFLFNFLFTLALQYLRPFRKDQAGLSQEKLLERNASMAEEFIQLPTRKNSSDTKMDKEASPPTSGEFGKKNIASDSGRRGMVLPFQPLFLAFDEIRYSVDMPQEMKSQGISENRLELLKGINGAFRPGVLTALMGVSGAGKTTLLDVLSGRKTSGYIEGSITISGYPKKQETFARISGYCEQLDIHSPNVTVFESLLYSAWLRLSPEVDKETRKMFIEEVMELVELNSLREALVGLPGQTGLSTEQRKRLTIAVELVANPSIIFMDEPTSGLDARAAAIVMRTVRNTVDTGRTVVCTIHQPSIDIFDAFDELLLLKLGGEQIYSGPIGSNSSHLIQYFEAVQGVPKIKDGYNPATWMLEVTSAAKEASLKIDFTDVYKNSELHRRNKQLIQELSVPCQGSRDLYFHSQHSQSFMAQLIACLWKQHLSYWRNTSYTAVRLLFTTTSGLLFGVIFWNVGFKRRKEQDLFDAMGSMYAAVTFIGVVNGASVQPIVAIERTVFYRERAAGMYSALPYAISQVIIELPHILAQALIYGMIVYAMMGFEWTASKVFWNLYYTYFSFLYYTFYGMMTMAITPNPHIAGILSTSFYAVWCLFSGFIIPLSRIPIWWKWYYWICPVAWTLYGLVASQYGDDMQKLENGQRVEEFVKSYFGFEHDFLGVVAIVVAGFSLLFALIFAFGIKVFNFQKR; encoded by the exons AGTTGGGCTTGAAATTCCAACAATTGAAGTTCGATTTGAGCATATAAATGTTGAAGCACAAGTTTATGTTGGAAGCAGAGCATTGCCTACAGTACTCAACTTCTTTGTGAATGTGCTTGAG gGGTTCTTAAATTCTCTTCACATAATTAAAAGTCCAAAGAAACCGTTACACATCCTTCAGAATGTTAGTGGAATCATAAAGCCTAAAAG AATGGCATTGCTTTTAGGACCACCAGGATCTGGAAAAACTACATTGCTGTTGGCATTGGCTGGAAGACTTGGTAAATATTTGAAA CATTCTGGGAGAGTAACATACAATGGACATGGTCTTGAGGAGTTTGTGCCACAAAGGACATCAGCTTACATAAGTCAACATGATAATCACATTGGAGAAATGACTGTGAGAGAAACACTGGCTTTCTCAGCAAGATGTCAAGGGATTGGAAAGAATTATG AGATGTTGACTGATCTGCTTAGAAGAGAGAAGGAAGCAAACATTGAACCAGATCCTGATGTTGATGCATATATGAAG GCAGCAGCACTAGAAGGGCAGCAGAACAGTGTGGTCATTGACTACATTCTTAAG ATTTTGGGACTTGAAGTGTGTGCTGACATTATGGTAGGAGATGAAATGATAAGGGGAATCTCAGGAGGGCAGAAAAAGAGACTCACAACAG GGGAAATGATGGTTGGACCTATAAGGGTGTTGTTCATGGATGAGATATCAACTGGTTTGGACAGTTCCACAACTTTTCAGATTGTCAACTCTATCCGGCAATCCATCCATATTTTGAATGGAACTGCACTTGTGAGCTTATTACAGCCAGCACCAGAAACTTATGAACTATTTGATGATATAATACTATTAACAGATGGGCAAATTGTGTACCAAGGACCAAGAGAAAATGTACTCGAGTTTTTTGAATCAATGGGTTTCAAGTGTCCTGAAAGAAAAGGAGTTGCTGACTTCTTACAAGAA GTGACATCAAGGAAAGATCAATGGCAATATTGGGCACATAAAGATGAACCGTATAGCTTTGTCACTGTCAAGGATTTTGCTGAAGCCTTCCAGTCATTTCACATAGGTAAGCAACTTGGAGATGAAATGGAAAATCCTTTTGATAAGTCTAAGTGCCATCCAAATGCATTGAGCACAAAGAAGTATGGTGTTAACAAGAAAGAGCTGTTGAGGGCTTGTGCTAGCAGAGAATTTTTGCTTATGAAGAGAAATTCCTTTGTCTACATATTCAAAGCCACACAA CTTACTTATTTAGCTATCTTGACAACAACATTATTTCTCCGAACCAAGATGAGTCACTATACCAAGGAAGATGCAGAAGCTTACATGGGTGCTCTGTTCTTCACAGTCACTGTTGCAATGTTCAATGGAATATCAGAACTGAATATGACAATCATGAAACTTCCTGTCTTTTACAAGCAAAGAGACCACCTCCTTTATCCTTCATGGGCTTATTCTCTTCCACCATGGATCCTCAAAATACCATTAACCCTTGTAGAGGTTTCCATCTGGGAATGTATCTCTTATTATGCCATTGGCTATGATCCAAATATTCTCAG GCTTCTAAAACAGTACTTGGTAGTATTTTGCATTAACCAGATGGCATCAGCACTGTTTCGGTTGATGGCTGCACTAGGAAGAGATATTGTGGTGGCAAACACTGCTGGCACATTTGCACTGCTTGCAGTTACAGTTTTGGGAGGATTTGTGATTTCCAGAG AGGATGTGCACAAATGGTTTCTGTGGGGTTACTGGTCCTCACCAATGATGTATGGACAGAATGCTATAGCTGTGAATGAGTTTCTTGGGAATAGTTGGAGAAAG GTTAGTCTTAATTCCAGTGAAACATTGGGAGTACTGATACTGAAATCTCGTGGATTTTTCCCACAAGCGTATTGGTATTGGATTGGAATAGGAGCTTTGATTGGTTATGTTTTTCTCTTCAACTTTCTCTTCACCCTGGCTTTGCAATATCTCAGGC CATTCAGAAAAGATCAAGCAGGGCTATCCCAAGAGAAGTTGCTTGAGAGAAATGCTTCAATGGCTGAAGAGTTCATTCAGTTACCAACTAGAAAGAATTCTTCTG ATACAAAGATGGACAAAGAAGCAAGTCCACCAACCTCTGGAGAATTTGGTAAAAAGAACATAGCCAGTGACAGTGGAAGGAGAGGCATGGTTCTTCCTTTTCAACCTCTATTCCTCGCTTTTGATGAGATAAGATATTCTGTAGACATGCCACAG GAAATGAAAAGTCAAGGAATCAGTGAGAATCGTCTTGAACTTCTGAAAGGTATTAATGGTGCTTTTAGGCCAGGGGTGCTAACAGCTCTGATGGGTGTAAGTGGTGCTGGCAAGACTACTCTACTTGATGTTCTATCTGGAAGGAAAACAAGTGGATACATCGAAGGAAGCATCACAATATCTGGATACCCAAAGAAGCAAGAAACATTTGCTCGCATATCAGGATATTGTGAACAACTTGATATCCACTCACCCAATGTTACAGTTTTTGAGTCCTTGCTATACTCAGCATGGCTTCGTTTATCTCCAGAAGTTGACAAAGAAACTAGAAAG ATGTTCATTGAGGAAGTTATGGAACTTGTAGAACTTAATTCATTAAGAGAAGCACTTGTTGGATTGCCAGGACAGACTGGATTGTCAACTGAACAGCGCAAGAGGCTTACAATTGCAGTTGAACTTGTAGCCAACCCATCAATAATTTTCATGGATGAGCCAACCTCAGGCCTTGATGCTAGAGCAGCTGCAATTGTGATGAGAACTGTGAGGAACACTGTAGACACGGGTCGAACTGTGGTCTGCACCATCCACCAGCCAAGTATTGATATATTTGACGCCTTTGATGAG CTGTTACTTCTGAAATTGGGAGGGGAGCAGATATATTCTGGTCCAATTGGCAGCAACTCTTCCCATCTGATCCAGTACTTTGAG GCTGTTCAAGGAGTGCCTAAGATCAAAGATGGTTATAATCCAGCAACCTGGATGTTGGAAGTCACATCAGCAGCAAAAGAAGCAAGTCTTAAGATTGACTTCACAGATGTGTACAAAAATTCAGAGCTACACAG GAGAAACAAACAACTGATTCAGGAGCTTAGTGTACCATGTCAAGGTTCAAGAGATCTATACTTTCATAGTCAGCATTCACAGAGTTTCATGGCACAACTCATAGCGTGCCTATGGAAGCAACATTTGTCATATTGGCGGAACACATCATATACTGCAGTTAGACTCCTATTTACTACAACTTCGGGCTTATTGTTTGGGGTGATATTTTGGAACGTTGGCTTCAAAAG GAGAAAGGAGCAAGATCTTTTTGATGCAATGGGTTCAATGTATGCTGCCGTTACCTTCATTGGGGTTGTGAATGGTGCCTCAGTGCAGCCTATAGTAGCAATTGAGAGAACAGTTTTCTACAGAGAAAGAGCTGCAGGAATGTATTCAGCTTTACCTTATGCTATTTCACAG GTTATTATAGAGCTTCCTCACATATTGGCTCAGGCTCTGATATATGGTATGATAGTATATGCCATGATGGGATTTGAATGGACAGCATCAAAGGTGTTTTGGAACCTCTATTACACCTACTTCAGTTTCTTATACTACACTTTCTATGGTATGATGACCATGGCCATAACTCCTAATCCACACATTGCTGGTATATTGTCCACCTCATTCTATGCAGTATGGTGCCTTTTCTCAGGCTTCATCATTCCCTTATCG AGAATACCAATATGGTGGAAATGGTACTATTGGATTTGCCCTGTTGCATGGAccttgtatggattggtggcaTCCCAATATGGAGATGACATGCAGAAGCTTGAGAATGGCCAAAGGGTTGAAGAATTTGTGAAGAGTTATTTTGGGTTTGAACATGATTTTCTTGGAGTGGTTGCAATTGTGGTGGCTGGTTTCTCACTTTTGTTTGCACTCATCTTTGCCTTTGGAATCAAAGTATTCAACTTCCAAAAAAGATGA